Sequence from the Herbaspirillum sp. meg3 genome:
GAACTCGCCGACTACCTGATCGGCAAAGACCCGCGCCACATTGAAGATCACTGGACCATCCTCTATCGCGGCGGCTTCTACCGCGGCGGCGCCATCCACATGAGCGCACTGGCCGGCATCGATCAGGCCCTGTGGGACATCAAGGGCAAGGCGCTCGGCGTGCCGGTCAGCGAATTGCTGGGCGGCCCGGTGCGTGACAGCATCCGCGTGTATTCGTGGATCGGCGGCGATCGTCCCGCCGACACCGCAAAGGCCGCCAAGGATGCCGTCGCGCGTGGCTTCACCGCCGTCAAGATGAACGGCACTGAAGAACTGCAATTCATCGACACCTATGACAAAGTCGAAGCCACGCTGGCCAACGTCGCCGCCGTGCGTGAAGCCGTCGGTCCGAACATCGGCATCGGCGTCGACTTCCACGGCCGCGTGCACAAGCCAATGGCAAAAGTGCTGATCAAGGAACTGGAGCCATACAAACTGATGTTCATCGAAGAACCGGTCTTGAGCGAAAACTACGAAGCCCTGAAAGAGATCGCCCATCTGACCGCGACGCCGATCGCGCTGGGCGAACGTCTGTATTCACGCTGGGATTTCAAACGCATCCTCAGCGAAGGCTACGTCGACATCATTCAGCCTGACGTCTCGCACGCCGGCGGCATCACCGAAACACGCAAGATCGCCACCATGGCCGAAGCCTACGACGTCGCGCTGGCGCTGCACTGCCCGCTCGGTCCGATTGCGCTGGCAGCTTGCCTGCAGGTCGATGCGATCTCGTACAACGCTTTCATCCAGGAACAAAGCCTCGGCATTCATTACAACGAAAGCAATGACTTGCTCGACTACGTCACCAAACCGGAAGTGTTCAGCTACAAAGATGGCTATGTGACAATTCCGAACGGGCCTGGGCTGGGTATCGAGATCAATGAAGAGTATGTGAAGCAGCGTGCAGAAGTCGGTCATCGCTGGCGCAACCCCATCTGGCGACACAAAGACGGCAGCTTCGCCGAATGGTAAAACCTGTCGGGGTCCTACTGCGGACCGCGAACAGGTTTCGATCTCTTTGAGTTCGCACGATTCTCTTCAATATATTTCATCCAAGCGGCCCGTATCTGCTCAGCAGAGCGGGCCGCAGCCACGTAAAATAGCGGTTTCCTTCCGCAGTAAAACCCATCAGGACTTTCAAGCATGCATTGGCCTCTCTTCGCCCTCGCCGTCGCTGCCTTCGGCATCGGCACTACAGAATTTGTGATCATGGGGCTGTTGCCTGATGTCGCGCGCGACCTCGGCGTGTCTGCGCCGGCGGCCGGCATGCTGGTCTCCGGCTATGCGCTGGGCGTGGCAGCGGGTGCGCCGGTACTGGCGATTCTCACCGCCAAGTGGCAGCGCAAGCGCGCTCTGGTCGGTTTGATGTGCCTGTTCATTCTTGGCAACGTGCTGTGCGCGATTGCGCCCAACTACAACTTCCTGATGGTGGCGCGCGTGGTGACGGCGTTCTGTCACGCCGCGTTCTTCGGCATCGGTGCAGTTGTGGCGGCAGAACTGGTGCCACGTGAAAAGCGCGCCCAAGCTGTGGCGCTGATGTTCACCGGCCTCACTGTCGCCAATATTCTCGGTGTGCCGTTCGGCACGGCGTTAGGACATGCCGCCGGTTGGCGCTCGACTTTCGGGGCGATCACGCTGATCGGCCTTGCCGCCGTCATCATGCTGTGGGTCTGCCTGCCGAAAAAGATCGCCATGCAAGGCGGCAGCATTTTCAAGGAATTCCGCGCCATCATTCATCCGCAGGTTCAATTGGCGCTGCTGACCAGCACGCTGGCCTCGGTCAGCATGTTCAGCGTGTTGACGTATATCGCCTACATCCTGCTCGACGTCACCGGTTTCACCGCGCATCAGGAAAGCTGGGTGCTGCTGCTGTTCGGTGCGGGCATCACGGTCGGCGGTCTGATCGGCGGACGTCTGGCGGATTGGCGCTTGATGCCGGTGCTGTTTTCGATGTTCGTCTGCATCGCGCTGATCCTCGTGCAATTTTCGTGGAGCAGCCACTACCAGTTACCGACGCTGATCACCATGTTCGTCTGGGGTGCGTTCTCGTTTGCGGTGGTACCGGCGGCGCAGATTCGTGTGCTGGATAAGGCCAAGGACGCGCCAAATCTGGCGTCGACCCTCAATCAGGGCGCCTTCAACGTCGGCAATGCCACTGGCGCATGGTTGGGCGGGCTGGCGATTTCGGCGGGCCTGCCGTTGACCGATCTGCCGCTGCTGGGCGCGGGCGTGTCGGTGCTGGGCTTTTTAACGGTGTTGACATCGGCCATGCTGGATCGGCGTGCAGCGCGCGCCGCGGCGTAATTTGGGTGTTCTGAAAAAGTCCCGTTATAATGCGCTGCCATGAAACGCTATGTCCTCATTTTCCTGCTGATGCTGCTGCCCCTCCAGTTTTCCTGGGCGGCCGTGGCATCGTATTGCCAGCATGAAAGTAATCCCGCTGCAGAGCACGTCGGCCATCATGCCGCTGCCGACAACAAGCTGGGTCAGGACAGCGACAAAAATGGCGACAGCAAGCTCAACACCGGCAGCGACGCCGATTGCAGTTTCTGCCATTTTTCCTGCAGCAAGCCGATGAATTCGCACGCGGCTTGGACGCCTCCCCTGCAGGAAAAGAATAGCTTCACTCCCTCATTACCCCCGCTGTATCTCTCCCACATCGGGGAATCCCCCGAAGAGCCCGACTGGAAACTCGCCGCTTAAGCCGGCGGGTCGTCTTCCTTTTTTCATACCACTGCTGACCGCTCGCCGAATTCCTTCCCTTTCATCCGGAGAATTCGATGTACACCCGTTTCTACCCGCTGGGACTGGCGCTTCTGCTCGCCTGCCCGGCCTACACGCATGCGCAGGAGGCGGCAACGCCTATCACACTGA
This genomic interval carries:
- the dgoD gene encoding galactonate dehydratase, with product MKITKLTTFIVPPRWCFLKIETDEGIVGWGEPVVEGRAHSVAAAVEELADYLIGKDPRHIEDHWTILYRGGFYRGGAIHMSALAGIDQALWDIKGKALGVPVSELLGGPVRDSIRVYSWIGGDRPADTAKAAKDAVARGFTAVKMNGTEELQFIDTYDKVEATLANVAAVREAVGPNIGIGVDFHGRVHKPMAKVLIKELEPYKLMFIEEPVLSENYEALKEIAHLTATPIALGERLYSRWDFKRILSEGYVDIIQPDVSHAGGITETRKIATMAEAYDVALALHCPLGPIALAACLQVDAISYNAFIQEQSLGIHYNESNDLLDYVTKPEVFSYKDGYVTIPNGPGLGIEINEEYVKQRAEVGHRWRNPIWRHKDGSFAEW
- a CDS encoding MFS transporter; the encoded protein is MHWPLFALAVAAFGIGTTEFVIMGLLPDVARDLGVSAPAAGMLVSGYALGVAAGAPVLAILTAKWQRKRALVGLMCLFILGNVLCAIAPNYNFLMVARVVTAFCHAAFFGIGAVVAAELVPREKRAQAVALMFTGLTVANILGVPFGTALGHAAGWRSTFGAITLIGLAAVIMLWVCLPKKIAMQGGSIFKEFRAIIHPQVQLALLTSTLASVSMFSVLTYIAYILLDVTGFTAHQESWVLLLFGAGITVGGLIGGRLADWRLMPVLFSMFVCIALILVQFSWSSHYQLPTLITMFVWGAFSFAVVPAAQIRVLDKAKDAPNLASTLNQGAFNVGNATGAWLGGLAISAGLPLTDLPLLGAGVSVLGFLTVLTSAMLDRRAARAAA
- the czcI gene encoding cation efflux protein, CzcI family, which codes for MKRYVLIFLLMLLPLQFSWAAVASYCQHESNPAAEHVGHHAAADNKLGQDSDKNGDSKLNTGSDADCSFCHFSCSKPMNSHAAWTPPLQEKNSFTPSLPPLYLSHIGESPEEPDWKLAA